A window of Mangifera indica cultivar Alphonso chromosome 11, CATAS_Mindica_2.1, whole genome shotgun sequence contains these coding sequences:
- the LOC123228767 gene encoding disease resistance-like protein DSC1, with the protein MASSSSSSPTYQTKYDVFLSFRGEDVRNNFTSHLYAALCRKQVETFIDEQGLKRGDEISPMLLKAIEESKISVIIFSKDYASSRWCLDELSKILECKRMNGQMVIPVFYQVDPSDVRKQDGSFKDSFLKHAERFKDMKEKIQKWRDALTEAADLSGWDSSVTKPDAQLVDKIVDDILEKLKDASYLNDSSGLIGLSSRIERVRSLLCIGLIDFQVLGIWGMGGIGKTTIAGAVFNQISSQFEGCCFSINVREESEKYGLVHIRDQVLSQLLEENLKIGSPVIPQYIQRRLQRKKVLIVLDDVNDLRQLEVLAGGLRQFGKGSRIIITTRDKQVLHCFGVNDIYEVEGLNYNEALQLFSNYAFKGNHPLEHLRELSIKILNFANGNPLALKILGSSLYQKSKREWESALYNLQRLCDPQIYDVLKVSYDGLSSEEKSIFLDIACFFKGKDRDCVAELLDCHYSLGSLINKSLVTISANKLQMHDLLQEMGRDIVYKESKTEPGRRSRLWHHEDIYHILKNSKGTDLVEGIFLNMFKIKELKLSSRAFADMCNLRLMKFYNHALYVDSVDISKVKLHAGLKYLSDKLRYLYWAGYPMKTLPSNFTPASLVQLELPCSNVQQLWKGTKQAFNLKSIDLYMSKNLIKMPDLSEAPQLEFINLEECRSLVEVPSSIQHLNNLSFLCLRGCESLKVFPRNIHFASRIILDLSFCINLIEFPHISGNVEQLFLNGTAIEEVPSSIECLSELVLLDLTKCTKLKSISTSICKLKSLQLLFLWNCSKLEIFPEIFEEMEDLVELNLHGTAIKTLPSTIQHLIGLRSLELRHCKHLQTIPSSICNLTSLGEIDLTGCSKLDMLPENLGDLISLKRLKATRATICRLPFSVAKWKQITDLDLSFCALTEIPKHLCCASSLVSLDLSGNPFETLPTNFKQLSQLKNLYLESCNMLLSLPELPLYLEYIDVENCEQLQLLPELPSSLKELDASELEKLSENCSSDQWVNISFLFTNCLNLIQKTCINTLADLQQRIQIMATTLLRLCYEEESDEIPAISLCLPGSEIPNWFSYRGSGSLVTIQLHQNWCNRRFIGFALCAVLSFDERSCYEEAISVNCSYRFESSSVDTVHFRCNFMAGAALENGMIIESDHLILGYSPLMDVKLLNGDYTTASFELSPIIIDPMRKIEGCKVKSCGVCPLYAQSDLIQVDVFVEKSATINQDFGEAIVEESIRERADRFGSCSWGSVEEEAEPHPKRLCRYQVNNTEK; encoded by the exons ATggcttcatcatcatcttcttccccAACCTATCAAACTAAATATGATGTTTTCCTTAGTTTTAGAGGTGAGGATGTACGTAATAACTTCACAAGCCATCTCTATGCCGCTTTGTGTCGAAAGCAAGTTGAAACCTTCATTGATGAACAAGGACTCAAGCGAGGAGATGAAATTTCACCTATGCTTTTGAAAGCAATCGAAGAATCAAAGATTTCagttattattttctcaaaagaCTACGCTTCCTCAAGATGGTGCTTAGATGAACTATCAAAGATCCTTGAATGCAAACGAATGAATGGCCAAATGGTCATACCAGTTTTCTACCAGGTGGATCCATCAGATGTACGTAAGCAGGACGGAAGTTTTAAAGATTCATTTTTGAAGCATGCAGAGCGTTTCAAGGATATGAAAGAAAAGATTCAGAAATGGAGGGATGCTTTGACTGAAGCTGCCGATCTATCAGGATGGGATTCTTCTGTCACCAA GCCTGACGCTCAACTTGTGGACAAAattgttgatgatattttggaaaaattgaaAGATGCATCATACTTGAATGATTCCAGTGGCCTAATTGGATTAAGTTCACGCATTGAGAGAGTAAGATCGTTATTATGTATTGGGTTGATTGATTTTCAAGTTTTAGGAATTTGGGGAATGGGTGGTATAGGTAAAACAACCATTGCGGGAGCTGTTTTCAACCAAATTTCAAGCCAATTTGAAGGTTGTTGCTTCAGTATTAATGTTAGAGAAGAATCGGAAAAATATGGACTAGTTCACATAAGAGACCAAGTTCTTTCACAGTTATTGGAAGAAAATCTCAAAATAGGCAGTCCTGTTATACCACAATATATCCAGAGGCGACTTCAACGCAAAAAAGTACTCATTGTCCTTGATGATGTGAATGATTTAAGACAATTAGAGGTTTTGGCTGGAGGCCTTCGTCAATTTGGTAAAGGAAGTAGAATCATCATTACAACAAGAGATAAGCAAGTGCTTCATTGTTTTGGAGTCAATGACATATATGAGGTTGAgggattaaattataatgaagcTCTTCAACTCTTTAGTAATTATGCTTTCAAAGGAAACCATCCCTTGGAGCATCTCCGGGAGCTCTCAATCAAGATACTAAATTTTGCCAATGGCAATCCACTGGCTCTTAAAATATTGGGCTCCTCCCTTTACCAAAAGAGCAAACGAGAATGGGAAAGTGCATTGTATAACTTACAAAGGCTTTGCGATCCTCAAATCTACGATGTGTTGAAAGTTAGTTATGATGGTTTAAGCAGTGAAGAAAAAAGTATATTTCTTgatattgcatgtttttttaaaGGGAAGGATAGAGATTGTGTTGCAGAATTATTAGATTGCCATTACTCTTTGGGCAGCCTCATAAATAAATCCTTGGTAACAATATCAGCCAATAAGCTTCAAATGCATGATTTATTACAAGAAATGGGTCGAGATATTGTTTACAAAGAATCTAAAACAGAACCTGGCAGACGTAGCAGATTGTGGCATCATGAAGATATTTACCACATATTGAAAAACAGTAAG GGGACTGATTTAGTTGAAGGCATATTCTTAAATatgttcaaaattaaagagttgAAATTGAGTTCAAGAGCATTTGCAGATATGTGTAATCTTAGATTGATGAAATTCTATAATCATGCCCTTTACGTAGACTCTGTGGATATTTCCAAAGTAAAGCTTCATGCAGGCTTAAAATATCTTTCTGATAAGTTGAGATATCTCTATTGGGCTGGATATCCAATGAAAACATTGCCATCGAACTTTACTCCAGCGAGCCTTGTTCAACTTGAATTACCCTGTAGCAATGTTCAACAACTCTGGAAAGGAACAAAG CAAGCCTTCAATTTAAAGTCAATTGATCTTTATATGTCCAAGAACCTGATTAAGATGCCAGACCTGTCAGAAGCCCCGCAACTTGAGTTTATAAATCTTGAAGAATGCagaagcttggttgaggttccCTCATCTATACAACATTTGAACAACCTTAGTTTCCTATGCTTACGGGGCTGCGAAAGTCTTAAAGTCTTTCCAAGAAACATTCATTTTGCTTCTCGTATAATTCTTGATCTCTCCTTTTGCATTAATCTCATTGAGTTTCCTCATATTTCGGGGAATGTAGAGCAACTCTTTTTAAATGGGACTGCAATTGAAGAAGTTCCTTCGTCGATAGAATGTTTAAGTGAGCTTGTATTATTAGACCTGACAAAATGTACAAAGCTCAAGAGTATTTCAACTAGCATTTGCAAATTGAAGTCTTTGCAGTTGCTTTTTCTTTGGAACTGttctaaacttgaaattttCCCAGAAATCTTTGAGGAAATGGAAGATTTGGTAGAGCTTAATTTACATGGAACAGCAATAAAGACACTGCCATCGACAATTCAACATCTAATTGGGCTTCGCTCTTTGGAGTTACGGCATTGCAAGCATCTTCAGACTATTCCAAGCAGCATCTGTAATTTAACATCTTTGGGTGAAATTGATCTAACTGGATGCTCGAAACTTGATATGTTGCCTGAGAACTTGGGGGATTTAATATCTTTGAAAAGGCTTAAAGCGACAAGAGCTACTATATGTCGACTTCCTTTCTCTGTTGCAAAGTGGAAACAGATAACAGATTTAGATTTATCTTTCTGTGCTTTAACAGAAATTCCAAAACATCTCTGCTGTGCATCCTCATTGGTATCATTAGATTTATCTGGAAACCCTTTTGAGACGCTACCTACCAATTTCAAGCAACTTTCTCAGCTGAAAAACCTTTACTTAGAGAGCTGCAATATGCTTCTATCATTACCAGAGTTGCCATTATATCTAGAATATATTGATGTAGAAAATTGTGAGCAGCTTCAATTGCTGCCGGAGCTTCCCTCTAGTCTAAAAGAGTTAGATGCATCTGAACTTGAAAAATTATCTGAAAACTGCAGCTCAGATCAATGGGTTAATATAAGTTTCTTGTTTACAAACTGTCTGAATCTAATTCAGAAGACATGCATCAATACTTTGGCAGATTTACAGCAAAGAATTCAAATTATGGCAACTACATTACTGAGACTCTGCTATGAAGAG GAAAGTGATGAGATACCTGCAATCAGCTTATGTCTACCTGGAAGTGAAATTCCTAACTGGTTCAGCTATCGAGGTTCTGGATCTTTAGTAACTATTCAGCTACATCAGAATTGGTGCAATAGAAGATTCATCGGATTTGCTTTATGTGCTGTTCTTTCCTTTGATGAGAGAAGTTGTTATGAGGAAGCAATTTCTGTAAATTGTAGTTACCGATTTGAAAGCAGTTCTGTTGATACTGTTCACTTTCGATGTAATTTCATGGCTGGAGCAGCCTTGGAGAATGGCATGATAATTGAGTCTGATCACTTGATATTGGGGTATAGTCCTTTAATGGATGTTAAACTACTTAATGGTGATTATACAACAGCCTCATTTGAGTTAAGCCCAATTATAATAGATCCCATGAGGAAAATAGAAGGTTGCAAGGTGAAAAGTTGTGGTGTCTGTCCTCTATATGCACAATCTGACTTGATCCAAGTTGATGTTTTTGTTGAGAAATCGGCAACCATAAATCAAGATTTTGGGGAAGCAATTGTAGAAGAATCCATCAGGGAGAGAGCTGACAGATTTGGGAGTTGCAGTTGGGGATCTGTGGAGGAGGAAGCAGAGCCGCATCCTAAAAGACTCTGCAGATATCAAGTAAACAACACGGAGAAATAG